In Oncorhynchus masou masou isolate Uvic2021 chromosome 11, UVic_Omas_1.1, whole genome shotgun sequence, the genomic stretch TTCTGGGAGGGCTCCCACTTCAGCAGGGTCTTGTCACAGTTTCAGGAAGTGTTGTGTATCACTGAGGATACTGAAGATACTCTTGAGTTTTTCAACCCAACAGGACCGACCCCTAACCTCTGACCGCTAATCTCTGTCCATCTTGCAGGGATCAAAATGGCCGCTGACTGAACTAGGCCTACTGTACTGATTACTGTCTTCACACACCTATTTTGGTGCTGTTCCATTTCGTCAAACTTTATCTTCCTAGTTTACTACGTCCCGTTCTACAGACTGTTATGTTATTACAATGGAATTAACACAAATTTGACCTTCAAATTTCCTTCAGTTTTGAAGCCATATGTTATTATGAGTTGAAAGACTGGTTTGTCTTTTTATGTGGGAATGGATCTGGTTATGACTGCGGTCTACTGTCTGGGAAGCTTTTTTACGAGTATATGTTTTATGAAGacacagtaccaatcaaaagtttagacacatctactcattcaagttttgttttttttctacattgtagaataatagtgaagacatcaaaactatgaaataacacatatggaatcatgtagtaaccataaaagtgttaaacaaataaaaatatattttagatttaagattcttcaaagtaaccatcttgataacagctttgcacagttttggtattctctcaaccagcatcatgaggaatgcttttccaacagtcttgaaggagttcccacatgctgagcacttgttggctgcttttccttcactctgcggtccaacttatcccaaaccatctcaattgggttgaggtcgggtgattggaggccaggtcatctgatgcagcactcccatcactctccttggttactacatgattccatatgtgttattttttatgtcttctacattgtagaaaatagtttaaaaaaaaaaaaaaaaaaacctggaatgagtaggtgttctaaaacttaaCTGGTACGGTATATGTTCTTCATCTTAAACTCGGTTTGATTTTAACTACTTTTCCATAAGTGACAAGGGGCTTCATACTATTATATATTCTGTGAATCCTGTATTTTATTGTTGATTATGAAATAAGTTGTTTTATAAAAAGGTAACTCTCGTTATCACTGATGGCGTTCCGTATTTCTGTCAATTATTTATTTCATCCTTATCTTAGGATGGTGGTAGACAGGCTTCAACCAGTCTGAGATGAGGTGTAGCCAACATCTTAGTTCATTTTCTTACTTTTCTTTAATTATTAGCATAACGTTTTGGATATCTATGGCTATTATGTGCTGATCTTATTGCTCTATTTCAACAGGAGGTCTTCATTGACTTTTAGGCAATCTAAAGACTATTATTCACCTAAGATGTCTGGAGGCACTTCTCATATTGGATGGTGATAGTGGTTTACTTGACTTCACCTCTGGGACTGGTGTTGTAACTCTGGGACTGGTGGTGTACTTCTCATACCTCTGGGACTGGTGATAGTGGTGGTTACGTTGACCTTCACCTCTGGGACTGGTGTGGGACTGGTGGTGTGACCCACCTCTGGGACTGGTGGTGTAGACCCACCTCTGGGACTGGTGGTGTAGCGCTCACCTCTGGGACTGGTGGTGTAATGTGACCCACCTCTGGGACTGGTAGTGTAGCGTGACCCACCTCTGGGACTGGTGGTGTAGCGTGACCCACCTCTGGGACTGGTGGTGTAGCGTGACCCACCTCTGGGACTGGTGGTGTAGCGTGACCCACCTCTGGGACTGGTGGTGTAGCGTGACCCACCAATGGGACTGGTGGTGTAGCGTGACCCACCTCTGGGACTGGTGGTGTAGCGTGACCCACCGCTCACCTCTGGGACTGGTGGTGTAGCGTGACCCACCAATGGGACTGGTGGTGTAGCGTGACCCACCGCTCAAGGTCACCTGGTAACTCAAACCGTCCCCTGGCCCCATTTCTGTTTCAGTCCCTGGTCAACAGAGGTGTGAGCTGCTTTATCCTCTATCCGTCCATGCTAAACAAATGAACACAGAGGACCAAACATCAAGATAATAAAGGCTTTTGTTGCTTCAGTTGACGGTTACGGTACTTAGTTTTGTCAAGTAAAAGTGCTTCTCTGTACATCAACTGTTCTTCTGTGACAGTAGTTCATCAACTGTCAGTCAGAGCAGGTTAAAGGTTAAAGCAACATAAGGAAGAATATTAGAATACACCAGGTGCAATTAGGTTATTTCTCTTGTCACTCACtcacagtcactcaattagccatgtcagcgaAGCATTTGTagattggtagttagtctagccagctatctaaacttttAGAAATCATGGCCCAATACCGAAccatctcccagtccctgcagctgaaaaacatccccacagcatgatgctcccaccaccatgcttctttgtagggatagtgccaggtttcctctagacgtgaagcttggcattcgctccaaatagtttaatcttggtttcatcagaccagagaatcttgtttctcatggtctgagagtctttaggtgccttttggcaaactcccaagtggctgtcatgtgccttttactgaggagtggcttccgtctggccactctaccatagaggcctgattggtggagtgctgctgagatggttgtccttctggaaggacctcatggcttggtttttgctctgacatgcactgtcaactgtgggaccttatatagacaggtgtgtgcctttccaaaccatgtctcatcaatttaatttacaacaggtggactccaatcaagttgtagaaacatctcaaggatgatcaatgaaaacaggatgcacctgagctcaatgttgagtctcatagcaaagggtctgaatacttgtgtaaataggtccagtacatcactgggaccgagctccctgccatctagggcctctataccaggcggtgggAAAAGAAGGCCCGGAAAATTGTTAAAGACCCCTATTTTCTCTACTGtcgcacggcaagaggtaccgggGCAtaaagtctgacaccaacaggctcttgaacagcttctaccgccAAGCAATATGACtactaaatagctaacaaaatagctACACAGACTGAGTTTACCTTGTACCTTttatttaaattgtttcactgtctctctacacactcacagggccatacacacactgacactccaacacacaaacactccaTAATTTGCTTACACACACATAATATgaacatacatttatactgactctatatacacacacccactcacatacaagctgcttatatcctgttgcctagtcgccttacctccactgtattatccctgcacattgtaaatatggtattggaacggactttaaaaatatatttcctgtatatagtatgcttacttatttaatatttattttaatttattttattttttattttaatacattattattgattattgcattgttgggttttgagattgcaagaaaggcatttcactgtactttgtgcatgtgacattaaaacttgaaactgtTGCTTGGCAATTTGCCCGAAAAATGTGATCTCTCTGTATGGCTGGGGGAGCCTCCGTctgtagagagagaaaaatgatTTAGGTCAATTCGCGTTTTGTTGCAAGGGAAAGAAGACTGGATAATCTATCATCTAAAACGGAAGTGCATGGTGCGTTCTCATGGTTTCCCCGAAGTGTTCTGTGCTCCATTCAGTCTACGTCTATCTTTGAAGGTATCATTTTGTTTAAACATGTTTCAATGAACCCTGAATAGTAGGTTAGTATTTGAAGTATTTAGCGCCACTATTTTTTTCTCCAGCCCTCCTGCCTGAAATAAACTGCCCCGCCTGGCCGTCCCTGTCCGGTTGCAGGGTCTATCTATCCCTGTCCGGTTGCAGGGTCTATCTATCCCTGGCCGCGCTGCGTATAGAAAGAAGCTGCTTGCTCGCAGTTTTTTGCTGCACTGTTATTTGATCCTCGCTCTTTCTTTGCTGGGAAGAAAAACTCGCCTCTTTCCCACGCTCCTTAAACACGTGGTGCTGTAATGAATTGGCTTCTGAAGCCCCTCCCTCCATTGAACCGTCACAGCCCGCTCCACAGAATCCCTGTGCTCTGAGTCAGTGGCGGTTAGGGGCTCCTCccgtcctgtctgttctgtcgcCCCGGCGCCAAACCTTACATATGACGGCCTGACTCTCTTCGGTTTCTACACATAATATCAAGTCACGCTTGTGTGTGTTCTCTTCCGTCGattataaaaatgtttttaaaaatatattgttTATCAGAAATAGAAATAGGATAGATCTGGTATTTATTTCACATAGCTTATATACCATTCAGTAGCTGTCAATTTAGAAGTTTGAAAAGTAGGATACGCTACTAGGCTAATGTTGTTTTGACTGCTACGAATCGATACCCTCTTGAAATTATGGAGGGCCTCCAAATATGGGAGATTACCGTTGCGCTACCAGCACCAACACATTTGTCACATTCCTCTCACATTTTTGTTTATTGGTCATCCTATGGAGACCGCTGATTCTACTTTGCGTACGGATTGCACGTGGATTTGGGTAGGGTCAAATGCTAAATTTGGAATGATGGTGTGAGGTAAAATGACACAGATTACACTCCAGTAGATACCATGTAGACTACTAATATAACGAATAGTTATATACCTGTCTAAGCATTTTAGAGACAATGTTATATTACTCGTTTTTTGGCATCACGATGAAAACATTAATTTGCttatttaattaaaaaaatgtatccgCAATTATTGTTTGAGTGCTTTCGTTTGCTCCATATACAGAAATTCCCCTTCTTAAAAAAATGACATACACAACATATCGTTGCTGTCTTTACAAAGGAGCGTAATTACATCCACGTGTTAAGGGTGTATTTTGGTTGTATCGAGCAAATGTTTCAAGAGTCTGAATAAGAATACCATTTAGATAAAGCCACAGAATCAAGCAAAAACAAAATCCGAATAAGACCAGTACGTTACGTCAGGAACTCTGACCAGACACCTTCCTTTGGCCAAAGGCTCCTGCAGGGTTCTGTGCAAATGTTTTCCAACTGGCCTGACACCGCTTTTTGATTAGTGGACAGATGTTCCTGAGATGTTTAGGATCTCTGCTGGCTAGTTTGGGGAGCTCTATGACTGTGGGCTATGGTTTAGTATTGTCTAAAGATGCCTATATATGacattaaataataataaaatagtcCTACACATCACAGACACTGCAAAGTATGATACATTTTCCAAAAGGAGTATGTCAATGTTACTATTTTTGCCTGCATTTTGATAATCCTTCTGTCTCAACAGGAACCAAAGGTCTGCACATATTGATATGTATTTTCAAAATGCACTTGGTttctctcagctatggtacaaatAAACGGAAACGTGTGCAGActgattaacacacacacacacacaccagtaaatACCACGTAGGTGTATGATGAAACCATTCAATTGTGGCTTTTCCGTTATGTGAAGTTGTCAGCTGAATTGTTTTCATATTACACACATCATAGATTTACTAACATAGCCAGCAAAGTTATGagtttgttttattattatttgtaggCTACTATGTGCATTTGCCTTTGTGGTGAGATAAAGTGGTCCTGCGTATCGGATGCATAGGCCTATGTTATTAATCAACAGACTGAGTCATCGCATACGTGCACCAAATGTACATTGGAGTGTACAGTGGAGTGTGTGGGAACCTGAGGACAAACGGAAACTGCTTAACTATGAAAAGACAGGGTGTTTCAAGTATCATACATCGGTCTATAGATAGGACTCCCAGGCTAGTGAAGCCTATACCAAACGGAGCAAAAGGTTCAATTTACCTTGTGTGGTTTCCAGGCCAGCAAGGCGCGACAACAATTTACAATCGCAGCCGTCCGGTTCCCACGGTAGCTATGCTGCGGCTGAACTAGGCTGATGCGTGCCATTCTATGCGCAACGTCACCTCTTTTCACTTGCAAAAGGAAGTCGCACGGGCTTTTGTTATTTGAAGTTATATTGCTTCTTGTCACTTTAAAACAACTGGAATATCCGCAGATGACATTTAGATGGATTGTAACCGCCAGAGAGGTGTCTCTTCTCTTGGCGTTATTATATGGAGGGAGGCTATACCACTAGACTTGGGCTCGAGTTGTTTTACAGAAGTTTCAGTGGCCATTTGTTTTTCTCTGTCTAATGTATACATCGTTATTGCCAAAAGAGCTAGACTGCAGACAAGTAAATAAGTCAAATATGTTTATTTCCTAAAGTAGGCTCATGCGTATTTTGTCACCCTATTTTATATACGATAAGGAAAAACCTTATCTGTTTGTGTGAAATGTATAAACCTAACAAAGTTTTAGTTTTTAGTATTTTAGAGTCGTGAAACTATGGAATAAGCATATGTTATCTATATTTGGCCACGTTATGTGTACAGTATCAGATCTCTAGCGATCGTCAGTAGCACACAGTTTTTATTCTACACCACTGGTGACAATCCACTGGTGACAATTACAAAGTATTCCATTGTTTCAGAAGAAGTTGGACATCGTTGTTGACATGTAGTAGCAAACCACAACTCGGCTTTTCTAGTTTGTCGCGTTTAACGCCGAATGAGCCCGAATTAACATCATGGGACGAAATACGACGCATAACAGGCCCTTTACAGTACAGTATTACTCCTTTGTTTTttacattaatatatatatatatatatatacatgcttGTGTGGTTGCACTATTCGTCCGTAGAAATACAACTTCAGATCCGAATAGTTTTTGCAACATGCCCTATGACTCCATGCGCAATAGTCCCGTTAATCCCTTGGATCCGCTGCTCTCCTAAACAACATATTGCTTTTCTCTACATTTTTTCACGATGTCGTTTATGACTCCTTCAACACCATCCTCCCTCGAGTCACGTCTCTTATGCGAGGGAGTAAAATTGTCaattttataaatgttttattttatagaTGCCATTTGTTTCCACGAGACCACGCCTTACTCTAAGGTTTCACACGTGTGGACCCTCCCCAAAACGGACCCAGTAGCCAATTACCTCGCTCCATTTCCGCCCATTTCACAAGAGTTGATTCTATGGAATACCATTGTCATGCAAATAAAGGACGCGTAAAATATCCCCCTCGCGCGCACTGCAGAGCAGAGACTCACTGGGATCGCACGAAGGACGCGAATCACGGGGCACGCGGGGGAATTTCATACTACGTCGTCGCCAGAACCCGTCCAATTGTCACAGGCAAGTAGTACCCACATGTTTTCTATTTTAATCATAACAGTTATCGGGAATTGTATCTCAACCGTATTCTTTAAAGTGTGCATAAAAGTGTTTTTGATGTAGACGTTGGAATGTAACCGTTGGGGAATATTGTTCAGTGCGCTTACGTGGATCCTACCTGTCTCACAGCCACCCTTGCCAGACGAACTGCGGCGGCTCCAGGATCCTGCAGGCAAGAGGGTAAAATCGCAAGAAGAACCAACCTGCCCAGATTCAACTGCATTTTATTCACCTTGTTTGGAGATAACCGTGGTCGTTCTTCCAGAATACCTACAGAAGAAAAGTTTCAACTGTCGCTCTGCTCCATTTCTGCAATATAACATATACTACCTGTTGCTGCTAGTAACAacggaggagaagagggggagactaCACCTTGCGACACTTGGATCTCTTATAAACACACTTTGTAGGGAGTTGGATTTCGCAACCTTTAATCTTTTGCACACCAAGTGTGTTATTTTGTCTATGTCCATTTTGGGATATTAGTGGTTTTACCATATCTATAGTATACACGTTTTTAAAGTGCCTTACAACTGGTATTAATCCAGTATTTGGGGGGTATTTCAACGCCAGAGCCTCCAATCAGTCACTATCAGATAGAAAGGCACAGGATCTATCTCTATATCCCGATTTCACCATGAGTCAAGGGGATGTATCAACTTGCTCTGCGCCTCAGATCGTATTCCAAGAGGCGGTGAAGCAAGGCAACACAAAGGAACTCCACTCGTTGCTCCAGAACATGACAAACTGCGAATTCAATGTCAACTCCTTCGGGCCCGAAGGACAGACGGCGTTGCATCAGTCAGTCATCGATGGGAATCTCGAACTTGTAAAACTGCTGGTGAAATTCGGAGCCGATATTCGATTGGCGAACAGGGAAGGGTGGAGTGCCTTACACATTGCCGCTTTTGGAGGACATCAAGACATAGTCCTATACCTCATCACTAAGGCAAAGTACTCCTCTGGCGCACGGTGATCTGCTACACTGCTGTCAGGTAAACACACGGAAAGCCAGGCTCTTGTAAATTAGCGTTTCGATCTATAGTTGTGCCAAATTATAGCCTACAAAACACAGTAACTTCCCTTTCATCAAAACCAAACGGGGGTCTCTCTCACTCGTGAGTCAAACGCCACATGGTTCTTGTATCCGCTTCAGCATAAAAAAACGCCATTTTGGTGGGTTGGTACTAAAGCTTTTTCCTTGAACGTGCATAATAGATTGGGACGTATAAAATAACTAAGCCCGTGTTTGGCTCCCGAGACCTGATTGCAGCTTAGTTTTTACGCAGCGATAGACTTTCTATATTTTTTTGTCGCGGTTACATTGAAACACTTCTTTATTGGGCTTCGTATTGAGGTGTCTGTCGCCTTGTAGCTGCGGTGGTCACAGAGGACCCTTTTTAAATGATTTTATATACTAAAAGATGGCACTTGTTGCTGTGGCTGCATGCTGGAATATATGAAAGGGAAGAAGGTGAACACGGGAAATGAAGGCCATACTATATTTGGCTATTTCTTTTTTAAATTATAGGATTTGATCTATTTCAAAGAGCAgcattattaggcctatatatatattacacCCAACCGGCATTTCCAGATGTGTAATCATTGTAACAACGATTGACTTAATGTTGTTAAGTACTTTACACAATAGCTTTACTTTGTTTCTTTATAATAAAAAAAAGTAGCTAAATGCGCCCTGCCTTCAAGCAGGCTGCTGGCATGTATCAATGTCTTTTCAGGCCAGTGCGACCGCAGTGTCAATGGTTAATGTGATATA encodes the following:
- the LOC135548135 gene encoding notch-regulated ankyrin repeat-containing protein A-like → MSQGDVSTCSAPQIVFQEAVKQGNTKELHSLLQNMTNCEFNVNSFGPEGQTALHQSVIDGNLELVKLLVKFGADIRLANREGWSALHIAAFGGHQDIVLYLITKAKYSSGAR